The genomic interval ACAGCGGCCCGCGGTGGAGGGGTAGtgtggcgccgccgccgccattttgtgCGTCCCCTAGCCGGCCTGCGCCTTAaccctcgccctcccccccccccccccggccggcccagcccgtTTAGCCGGTCGGGGAAGGCTGGTGTCGCCCTGCTCTCCCTATGCCGGGGCCTCTCGCCCTGCAGTaaacggcgggggggggggggggctgagctcCCCTCCTTCCACACAGTCGCTGCTAAGGGTAATGGAGCCGTCTCCAGCCCCGCTGAGGGAAACGAGAAAGTTACCCGGGAGGGAGACGGCGCCAGCTCGTCCCTCCCGTGCGGACTGATTGGCCGGGGCTGGGTGCCAGGAGGCTGGGACTGCGGCCTGGCCTGCCCCACCGCAGCCTCTGCCTCAgcctcagccctggccccagccccagcccctgaaATGGTGTCGCAGGTGCTCCCCAAGGCGCTGGTCACTGCCAAATGGCTCTCGGAGGCTGTCCGGGCCCAGCGGGTCGGGCCGAGCTTGCGGGTGTTGGATGCCTCTTGGTACCCCCCTCAGGAGCGAAACGCCCGGCAGGAGTTCAGGGAGAGCCACATCCCCGGAGCATCGTTTTTTGACATTGAGGAGTGCAGGGACAAGTCTTCCCCCTATGACTTCATGCTGCCCAGCGAGGCCCACTTCGCCGACTACGTGGGGCACCTGGGGATCAGCAACGACACCCACGTGGTGGTGTACGACGGGGACAAGCTGGGCACCTTCTACGCCCCCCGTGCCTGGTGGATGTTTCGGGTCTTCGGGCACAGAGAGGTCTCTGTGCTGAACGGCGGCTTCAAGAACTGGGTGAGGGAGGGCCACCCTGTGACGGCAGAGGTCAGCCAGCCGGCACCGGCGATCTTCAAGGCCACGCTGGACAAAGCCCTGCTGAAGACCTTCGAGGAGATGGTGGAGAACCTGGGATCCCGGCGGTTCCAGGTGGTGGATTCCCGCCCAGAGGGCCGATTCCGGGGGACCGAACTAGACCAAGGTAAAAAGAAAGTAGGAACAGGACCTGCCCTCTGCACTGGAGCAGAATGATTGTTGCTATCAGTCCAGGCATAGCAACTCCTCTTGGCCAGCAAACACATTTTTCTAGCGTGCAGGCGCACCTCGGCCTAACCCCTTGATTTATCTGAGCGCTAAGGGATCCACAGTTGAGCATTGAAATCCCCATGCACTCACAGTATTTTTCCTTGCAACTGGTTGTAAAGCTGCAGGAGAAAATAACAGGGAGAGGAAATACCCTGAAGTCTGCACACAGTTGGCTCCAGGATCCTCTATCGCACACCCTGCAGAAGTTATCAGACAGAATGCAAACATGGGATGTGAGAGCTTCCAGGGGGTTGTTGAGGGTCCTATCTAACACTAACAGATGCATGCTGTTAGTATCCATACTCAGTATCCATATGCACACCTCACCTTAATGCACGAACAAAAGCCCTGGGTGTTTTAGGCAATACTGTAACCCAAGgggtgtttttctcctttctctgattCCCAGCTAATAGAAAATTTGCTTAACTTGATCTTTGTCCTTTGGCTCTTCGCCATAAATCTAACTATCTAAAGGAAAAAAGTCCCAAACCCTTTCCCAAACCTATGTGCTCTCACCTTCTTTCTTCTGGATGCCTCAAGTGACAGAAACAAAGATTGATTTTTGTTACCTTGATAGAATACTGGACGTGGAGGCCGTAGGGGTGAGAGAAATACTGTGCAGTAGGGGCAGCTAATAAAGCAGCACTCCTGGAGTGAAATTTGAGTTGACTGCTAACGGAGGCCGTTACTGTAAAATCTAAGGTTTGGTATGTCACAAAATAACTTCCCCTCTGAAAAAAGAGTCACAGACAGTTTAAAAATatggagtttaaaaaacaaaaatacacccAACTACAGTTACTTGCTCTGAGTCAAATTCCATTCCATAGCAGTGGATGGGCAACAGGCTTCCGTGATTCTGTGGCCATGCTGTGCTTCGGCCTTACAGGTGGGTTGTTATTCAGTCTTGGGTGTTTTATTATGTATGTATTGCTCTACAGCCATCAAGTGTGAAAATTTTGTACCACAGATAACAAGCTCTGAGGTTTTGATCTTGAAATAAATTCCTATGGACAAACCTCAGGACTTCTTGGCTGTAATGGGTCTGTACACCTGGTTCACATAAAGCACCTATTGTGAACACCCAAACACGCTTGACCTGTGCTACAGAAAGCAAAAGGTGGGAGACTTAATGGGAGTGATGGAGGGGACCCTCACAGGGAAGGATAAGCAGTTAGGCTTACTGCTCGTTCTGTTTCTTTGCCTATTTCAGCCCATCAAAGTGAAGCTTGAACGTTAACCTTAACTTGTGAATAAAATGCTCCTTCCTGGGACTTGACAGATTTCACATGTCTCTTTCCCAAAGTGGGAGTTGTCACCAGGTGACAAATACTGCAGCCCCGACAACGccttgaaaacagattttttcctttgaaatgagTCAGTGTGGAGCAGTTTATTTGTGGTGGTCCAGTTTTGCTTCctggagcagatccagcaggatAAGCACTCCAGCTGCAGATGCTCATTCCCCAAGAGCTTGACAGCTTGCTAAACCAAGCTagccattagctgcactacagcCAGCAGTGGGTAAAAGGCAGTGCTTATGCCTAAAAGAGCAATTTGAAATCAATGCTGATTAATTTCAGAGGTCATCCAATCAGGGAGGAGAAACGCTGCATGCAATTTAGAAAAGAGGAATGGTCTTGAGGCTAAATAACTTGCTGCGTTCTCAGGTGATTTCAGTTTAATTATTGCTTCAGCTCTTGACTTTCTAATTAAGTCAATTAATCTCTCCACTTCCATTATCTCCATCTCTAGAAGAGACTAATTTCAGCTCActctttgtttggtttttaagcTCCTTATGGTAGGAATTAGCTGcccctgttttatttttatgcagcaGCTACCTTGCGGAGGCTCAGATCTCTGTTGTGGTGTTTCAGATAAGCCATACTATCTGGTTAATTTTTAGCTGTTCAGGGAGGTTTACGCAGGTTGCCAGGGAATGGAGAAAGATGGATATATCTTTATGTCAGGTCTCATAGCTCTTAAAtacaggcattgctttggatggaAAAGAAGCttaggtgtttgtgtgtggtggAACAAGCTCCTCAGGTGTGCAGTGTTGAGCTACGTACAGAGTGGTTAAAGTGGCATGTTACTGGAGGAACTAGCAAAGGCAGGCCCAACTCTGTTCACTAGCTGTGATTCAGTGGTGGCCAAACCGGGTTCTACAAGGGCCTATTCACTCAGGCACAGTAGGGTACTAGTCCAGGAAGCCCGCCTGGATTGAGGCAATCCCAGTAATTGAggcagaatataaaaataattatggGAGCATTACCTGTGCTGGTTCCCTCTGAGCGTTTGGCGCAGAAAACAGGGAACAGGAATTACAGGCTGAACAAATGCATGCAGAAACATTGGGAATTTCTGATTGCCTTTACAGACAGCTGAAAAAGGGGGAGagacaaaaaaatctttcatctAAAAAAGAAGACAATCCCTAAGTTGCCTAATGGACTTCtagctatttttatttctcctttttattgGCCCCAGCCCTTGagccttcccttttttccttgcacATATACTGCTCTTcaagttttttctgttttcccagtgCACCCTGCCCCACAAATACAGCTTTTGCTAAGTTTGATTATTCAGTGGCAGAAGTGGGAATGAtatgctgctgctccttccctctcttctgtaACCAGAATGTGCAGTCTGGACTGACTGGCTGTACTGTGTACATGGAGTAGTACCCCATGCACAGCATGGAGAATGAGAGACTTTATCAAAGTCTATTTCATCTCAGAGGAGCCTACAATCCAAAGATGTCCATCTGTGTGACAAGTTTGACAAACATCGGCCACTAGGATCTGTACTGCACCCATGCTAGTTCATAAAGGATTGACTGTTCTGGCTGTGCCCGCAGTATTTTGACATTGGTAGCAAAGGCATTTTGATCTAACTGCCTGGACCTTGCAGGGAGCTGGCCAGGACTGAGCTTAAAGTGTTCTTTCCAGTGAGTTTGTGTGAGATCATTAATGGTCCGTTCCAAGGCATATAATttgaatgaaagagaaagataaaaaagGAGACAATGGAGAGGGAATTGGTGGGGAACAGCTGTTTGTGCTCAGCTAAATCCAAGACCTCAGGGAGTTAAATATGGACAAGGCACGTCTTCCATCTTTTTGACTTGACTTTCATCTTTTTGACTTCTTTGACTGAGAAAGTCCATCCGGGCTTTtagcaaaaaagggaaaattttagAGAATTCTAAAGAAGAAGGGGCTCAAGTCTTAGCTAGATAAATAACcaatgaaaaaaaagacagtgatatTTAAGCAGAGAACCTAACAGATGTGGAAAAGGGGATTAAACAATGAAGAAGATCACGTATTAGAGGTTACAAAGTGTGAGGGAGGATTGCCAGAAGCCAAGAGGAGTGAGACTTAGcaaagagaattaaaacaaataacaaaagctgttgaagcaaaatgaataaaaagaaaacatgggaAGAAAGAATAAGTAGGGTTGCTATGGAGTTAGCAGGGGTTCAAGATGAAAGATTTTTTATGTATCCTGACTCTGCTactgtttttttctgaggatAAGTCTACAGAGTTGGGGGAGGAGTagcaagaagaaagggaaagaagtggAAATGATCATTTCTAAACAGGGAATAAAAAAGTGTCCATGTGCTCAGAACCATGGGGCAGATGATCTCCATCCCAAATACGTGTTGAAAATTGGTCATGTGACCTTGCAAATCCATGAGAAGAGACTATTAATAAGTAGCTCACATTAGAGTATGGTTCTGTAGGGCAGAAACACTAGCAAAGCTAGTTTTGTATTTAGGATGGGAGGTGCACTGCAATCTGGGCAGCTATTAATCTATTAGCATAGCATTTATAGACAGCAAGGCTTTcaaaaaacttaaagaaaaagtatttgaagtggacgcaaaatagaataaaatactttattgaaCTTATACTGCAACTAAGGACTGTGTTTCTTAAGCAGCAGAATTGATCTGCCAGAGAACAAAGAGAAGTGAGAATATGCATGCCTGTCTGATCCTTTCTTCTGGCCATTGCAAGCAGCTGTGAGGTAGATTTGATCCATTTGGACTTATGTACTGTGTACATAATATTAAATAGGCATTTGTTAGTTAGTGTGAGAAGAGAGCAGATAGCATAAGGAACTGACTGAAAGGGAGGTGAGGGAGGTAAGAGTAGCTTGCGCTGGAAGCAGATCTGTTGGGCTGGCAGAAGTTATCGGCAGAGTCCAGTCATTGgacttctgtgttttatttcgTGTTTTTGTGAATCATCAGGGCACTGAAAATAGGGCAGTGCTACTGAAATGCCCAGCTGGCACAGCCTTGGGGAGGTTTAAATGATCATATGGGGAGCATGGTGTGACCTTACCAAGTGAAGTGAATGAAATGATAGAAACGATAGTTAAGTATAGCGCTACAGAGAGCAAGGTTGAATACCTAGTTGCAGTAGATACTTTATTGCAGGCATTTTTGTTACGAGCTGAGGTCCCACAGTTGGAAACAACAGTAATGCTTGGGTGAATTAGTTGTTGATTGCaagagccacaaatgtgatttgaCGTTGAAAAGAGCAATACGAACCTCCTGTCTATCAATCAAGGCGCTAGGAAACACCACTTCCTTATCCAGAAGACTGGTGGTCACCTAGAACTGTTTCTAGGGTGGCCTAGGCAGTGAAGAGCATATCTAACCAGACCTTGTTGGGTTTAGGCTAAGGGCCTGATGGCTGATGGAATTGCCGAGTGCTTGCCATATATATATTGGAGTGAaaccagaaagggaaaaaagctgtttCAGCCACAGGGCAATGTTAGCTCAAGGATAAACGGCGTATGGACGGACCATGATGCATTTAAGTTGGAAATGAATGTTCCTCCTCATCTGAGCAGGATGGTGCCCAGCGGGAGGGCTCATGGCAAGAATTCAAACGGTTTCTGAGATAGATACTTTTATGAGAGGGGGCCTATAATTTGACTACTGTAATAGCTGGGAGCAAGGCTCTGTAACTCTAGGATTCCTTTCTGGAGTTTTTAAGGGTGACTTAATGAATCTGGCATGGAGTATTCTCTGTATTATGAGAGAGGGGAGTGGatgaatcctttccctgttcaGGTCCCAGCTGTGTCCATCCTTGCCTTCCAGTCCTGTGTTTCTCTACTGTTGTCCTAGCGTGGAGTGAGTTGGTTAAGATTTTCTCTACCATTAGTTCTTAAGCAGTCTAAGTGACTGTAGTTATGCAGTGTCAGCTAGTTCTTTCAGCTGAACACCCGCATACATGGTAAATGCTATTTCCGCAGAATTCCCCATTTTTTACTCATAGACCACAAGCACTAGTCTTTCTGGCTCCAACAGACTTTTGAATCTTTGGAGCAAAGAAATCTCCCTATAGATGAGAGGCAAAAATGCTCTGAAGTGAGACTGTTCTTTTCAGATCCGCTCAGCTTATAACTGAAGATTTGTGATCTCCAATAAGAAGGGAGGGATAcaaccccctcctccccattGTAAGATGTGTGAACAGTCTAGAAAAGCAATCATGAATATGGGGCCTGGAACAGCTACAAAGTGAATCAGTGGCCCAGCAGCCATCTCCCAGTGAGAGCTGGGGCCCCTTAGTTCAGCTCCAGGCCTTCTTAATATCATTACACTTCCCCTGTGCTATAGGATGGAGGGATAGTTTAAGACCACTGTTCTGTGGCTCATAGACTTGTCTGTGTTGGTGTGATCACCAGTACTGCAGCAGAGCCTAGCTGAAATCCCTCAGCAAAGTTCAGGATCAGGACCATTGACTCTGGGAAAATGATGGCTTAACCCAGGTCTGTTTTCCCAGTAATATCTGCATTCTGAGAACTACAAAAAAGGTTTTCTTGcgctctttcttttctccct from Struthio camelus isolate bStrCam1 chromosome 1, bStrCam1.hap1, whole genome shotgun sequence carries:
- the TST gene encoding thiosulfate sulfurtransferase, yielding MVSQVLPKALVTAKWLSEAVRAQRVGPSLRVLDASWYPPQERNARQEFRESHIPGASFFDIEECRDKSSPYDFMLPSEAHFADYVGHLGISNDTHVVVYDGDKLGTFYAPRAWWMFRVFGHREVSVLNGGFKNWVREGHPVTAEVSQPAPAIFKATLDKALLKTFEEMVENLGSRRFQVVDSRPEGRFRGTELDQGLESGHIPGSVNIPFHSFLTEAGHEKSLDEIQQMFQEKKVDLSKPLTATCRKGVTACHIALAAYLCGKPDVAVYDGSWSEWFHRAPPQYKVSELKRNKA